The DNA window CCTTGAGGCTCACGTAGAAGGCGAGCTGCTGAGAGGTGGGGCGGCCGCCGAACTTGAAGCGCTCCCACGAGGTGCCCACGGTCGAGGCGAGGAGGTCGTCCCCGGCGAAGACGGAGCGAGCGTCCGGCGAGGAGTCGGTGAACTCGTAGCCGCCGGCCTCCGTGATCAGGCCGGTGGCGCGGCCGTCGACCACGGTGATCAGGCCGTATCCCTGGGGCACGAGGATCTTCGAGCCGTTGGAGATGACGTTCTCGCTGCCGCGGGTGTTGGAGCCGCGACCGGCGTTGGTGCCCTGGGGCACGGCCGGGAACAGGGCTGCCGTCTGCGGCAGGCCGTTCGGGACGGTGAGGAAGTCCTTCCACTGGTCGGCGAGCATGCCCCCGACAGCGCCCTTGAATGCCTGGATGAATCCCATGTCAGCTCCTTCGTTCCCCCGTGACGGTGTGATCGGGGACATGCTATCGGCCCCTGCCGGGAGCTGGCTGGGTTCGCGCCGACTACGGTCTGACCATATGGATGCCCGGCGACTCCTGGCTGCGGCGGACCGCCATCAGGTCGCGCTGTACCTCCTCGCGCTCGCGGCCGGGATCTCCCTGGGCGCGGCCGTGCCGGCCGTGGCGGGAGGGCTCGAGATCGTCGTGGAGCCCGCCATCGCGGTGCTCCTGCTGGTGACCTTCCTCGGGGTGCCGCTGCTGCAGCTCGGCGCGGCCCTGCGCGACGCACGCCTCCTGCTGGCGCTGCTCGCGGTGAACCTGGTGGCGGTCCCGCTGATCGTCCTGGTGATCACGCGCCCGCTCGCCGGCTCCCCCGATCTGCTGGTCGGCGCGCTGCTGGTGCTGCTCGCGCCGTGCATCGACTACGTCATCGTCTTCACCGCGCTCGCGGGCGGCGCCCATCAGCGCCTGCTCGCCGCGACCCCGCTGCTCATGCTGGGCCAGCTGCTCGCCCTGCCGGTGCTGGTGCCGCTGCTGAGCGGCGGCGCGGCGGCCGGGCTGATCGAGGCGGGGCCGTTCCTGCGCGCCTTCGGACTGCTCATCGTGCTGCCCCTCCTGGGCGCCGCCCTGCTGCAGCGCCTCGCGCCGCGGCTGGACCTCTCCGCCGCGATGGCGCCGCTGATGATGCTCGTGCTCCTGGCCGTCACGGCCTCGCAGACCCCTCGGGTGCTCGGCGCCGGGCCCGCCCTGCTCGTGCTGGTCCCCGTCTACGTCGGGTTCCTCGTGCTCGCGACGGCCGCCGGGATCCTCGTCTCCCGCCTCGCGCACCTCGAGACGGCGTCCGCCCGCGCGGTGACCTTCTCCGGCGCGACCCGCAACTCCCTCGTGGTGCTGCCGCTGGCCCTCGCGATGCCTTCCGCGCTGGCGCCCGCCGCCGTGGTGCTGCAGACCCTGGTGGAGCTGGTGGGGATGGTGGTGCTCGTGAGGCTGGTGCCGCGGCTGCTCAGGGACGGGTCGCGACCACCAGCACCGCGGTGACCGGGAACGCGAGCCGGCCGTCGGCCCCGACATAGGTGCTCCACCGCTCCCGCGCCGCGTCCTCGATCCGCGCCCGCACCTCCGGGCTCTGCGCGCGATGGAGTCGGCCCGGGCCCGCGATGCCGGCGGCGATGCCCGCCATCAGGTCGTCGGCCGCGACGTGCCAGGTCCAGCCGATCTCGCCCGCTCGGACGACCTCCAGCCCCGCTTCGAGCGCGAGCCCGGCGAGCCCGTCGGCCGAGCGCGCGAAGTCCAGCTCCGGCGGAAGGTCCTGCCGTGGGACGGGGACGGCGCCGCAGGCCCGTGCGGCCTCGCCGTAGGCGGCCAGGTGCGGGCCGGGGGTGCTCGGCCAGATGGTCATCGCGAGGGGGGCCGACGGGGCCGCGGCCCGGGCGAGGTCCCGCACCGCGGCCCGCGGATCCGGCACGTGGTTCACCACGAAGTTCGCGGTCACGGCGCCGGCCGCGCCGTCGTCGACGGGCAGTCCCGGCGCGCCCGCCTGCCGCACGGTGAGCGAGCCGGGGCCCGGAGCGCCGGCCGAACGGCTCAGCGCGACCATGTCAGGGTCGGGATCGACGGCGAGGACCCGTCGGCCCTCCGCCACGGCCGCACGGGCCAGCTCGCCGGTCCCGCAGCCCACGTCGAGGTGCAGGCCCTCACCGGCCGTCGCCGCGAGCAGTTCGGGGATCGCCCCCGCGCAGAGCGCCGCGAAGGACTCTCGGTACGCCTCCGCCATGCCCGCCCAGCTGCTCATGCCCCCACTGTGCCAGGTCCCTTGCGCACCATCGTCCCGCGCGGCAGGATGACGGCGACCGGACACCCTTCTGCACAGGAGCTGATCCCCGTGTCCACCACCTCGCGCGCGCTCACCGGCACCGCCGAGCACCCCGTCCTCACCCTGGACCGCACCGTCGCGGCGCGCGAGGAGGAGCTGCTCTCCGCGGTCCTCGACCCTGCCCGGCTCGCCCGCTGGTACGGCCACCTCGAGGGGCACCTCGCCGCCGTCGGCGACGAGACCGCGGTGCAGCTGTCCGAGGATCCCGCGGACAGGGCACGGGCGCGGCTGCTCACGCTCGAGCCGGGCCTGCTGCGCCTGGCCTGGACCTGGCAGGACGAGCCGGAGAGCGTGATCACCGCCCGCTGGCACGAGGACGCGGACGGCCTCACCCTGCACCTGGACCACGCCTTCGCCGAGCCCCGTCACCTCGCGGGCTACGGAGGCGGCTGGGAGCAGGTCCTGCAGGCGCTGCTGCGCGAGCTCGGCGCCGCGGAGGCGGACGCCCCGTCGGACGAGGAGATCGAGGAGCAGGCCGTGGCGACCTGGCGGCACCTCGCCGCGCATCCCGTCGAGGTCGCCGTGCAGCTGCCCGCCCCGCCCGAGGAGGTGTGGGAGCAGCTCGCGAGCGCCGAGGGCGTCGCCCGCTGGTGGTGGAACCAGTGGCAGGGCGTCGAGGTCACCGCCGACGTCCGCCCCGGCGGGAGCTACCGGATCGCCGCCCCCGCCCAGGGCATCACCATCAGCGGCGAGGTGCTCGCCGTGGACCCCGTCTCGCGCCTCTCGGGCACCTGGGTGTGGGCCGACGAGGACGGCACCAGCGTGGACGAGGCCGCCGAGATCCGCCTGCGCCCCGACGGCGAGGGCACCGCGCTGACCGTGCGGCACACGGGCCCCTTCGACGCGGGCTCGGATCAGCCGGAGAACTACCGCCAGGGCTGGGAGTTCACGCTCGGGCAGCTGGAGTCGCTGCTCAGCCCGTGATCCCGAACCGGGCCAGGCGCTTGGTCTGGCCGGCGTCCTGCAGGGCGAGCAGCTCGGCGTAGATGCCGCCGGAGGACGCGAGCTCGGCCGGGGTGCCGATCTCGTCGATCCGGCCGTCCTCGAGGGTGATGATGCGGTCCACCGAGGC is part of the Brachybacterium ginsengisoli genome and encodes:
- a CDS encoding class I SAM-dependent methyltransferase, with translation MSSWAGMAEAYRESFAALCAGAIPELLAATAGEGLHLDVGCGTGELARAAVAEGRRVLAVDPDPDMVALSRSAGAPGPGSLTVRQAGAPGLPVDDGAAGAVTANFVVNHVPDPRAAVRDLARAAAPSAPLAMTIWPSTPGPHLAAYGEAARACGAVPVPRQDLPPELDFARSADGLAGLALEAGLEVVRAGEIGWTWHVAADDLMAGIAAGIAGPGRLHRAQSPEVRARIEDAARERWSTYVGADGRLAFPVTAVLVVATRP
- a CDS encoding SRPBCC family protein, whose amino-acid sequence is MSTTSRALTGTAEHPVLTLDRTVAAREEELLSAVLDPARLARWYGHLEGHLAAVGDETAVQLSEDPADRARARLLTLEPGLLRLAWTWQDEPESVITARWHEDADGLTLHLDHAFAEPRHLAGYGGGWEQVLQALLRELGAAEADAPSDEEIEEQAVATWRHLAAHPVEVAVQLPAPPEEVWEQLASAEGVARWWWNQWQGVEVTADVRPGGSYRIAAPAQGITISGEVLAVDPVSRLSGTWVWADEDGTSVDEAAEIRLRPDGEGTALTVRHTGPFDAGSDQPENYRQGWEFTLGQLESLLSP
- a CDS encoding arsenic resistance protein; its protein translation is MDARRLLAAADRHQVALYLLALAAGISLGAAVPAVAGGLEIVVEPAIAVLLLVTFLGVPLLQLGAALRDARLLLALLAVNLVAVPLIVLVITRPLAGSPDLLVGALLVLLAPCIDYVIVFTALAGGAHQRLLAATPLLMLGQLLALPVLVPLLSGGAAAGLIEAGPFLRAFGLLIVLPLLGAALLQRLAPRLDLSAAMAPLMMLVLLAVTASQTPRVLGAGPALLVLVPVYVGFLVLATAAGILVSRLAHLETASARAVTFSGATRNSLVVLPLALAMPSALAPAAVVLQTLVELVGMVVLVRLVPRLLRDGSRPPAPR